One region of Halodesulfovibrio sp. genomic DNA includes:
- a CDS encoding AraC family transcriptional regulator, with the protein MISPDNMVTSYDSTNVFAQYHTLQQDRSLVVRQGEKGHQLYSFEYQNEGMIEIGFNLGGEVVCNKNRISSKDETIVIGHGQVHVGSTNGTLVFSSDQPVCWIGIVLPVAMANEHLGESLADLVGQGAVKSEACCISKKIGSITTDMKVSLHQIVQCPFLGKTKCLFLESKVLELISHVRFSLEQVPESSAQKTNIYLNMEDKEKMWRAKAFLDENLEVPPSIVELAQYVGVNEYKLKNGFRQEHGITPYRYIVEQRLERARKLLWNRDMNVTEAAFAVGYSSLSHFAKIFRDKFGVNPHEYLA; encoded by the coding sequence ATGATAAGCCCTGATAATATGGTAACTAGTTATGATAGTACAAATGTTTTCGCGCAATATCATACTCTTCAACAGGATAGGTCTCTTGTTGTCCGGCAAGGAGAAAAAGGACACCAGCTGTATTCATTTGAGTATCAGAATGAAGGAATGATAGAGATCGGGTTTAATCTTGGCGGTGAAGTTGTCTGCAATAAGAACAGAATTTCCAGTAAGGATGAAACAATAGTTATCGGACATGGTCAGGTGCACGTGGGAAGTACTAATGGTACACTTGTGTTTTCAAGTGACCAGCCTGTGTGTTGGATTGGGATTGTTCTTCCTGTAGCGATGGCTAATGAGCATTTGGGTGAATCGCTGGCTGATCTGGTTGGGCAAGGAGCCGTGAAAAGTGAAGCCTGCTGTATTAGTAAAAAAATTGGTTCAATTACAACTGATATGAAAGTTTCATTGCATCAGATTGTGCAATGTCCGTTTTTGGGTAAGACAAAGTGCTTGTTTTTAGAAAGCAAAGTTCTTGAACTTATTTCGCATGTTCGGTTTAGTCTGGAACAGGTGCCAGAGTCATCTGCTCAGAAAACAAATATTTATTTGAATATGGAAGATAAGGAAAAAATGTGGCGAGCCAAGGCGTTTCTTGATGAAAATTTAGAGGTGCCGCCAAGCATTGTTGAATTGGCGCAGTATGTTGGTGTTAATGAATACAAGCTTAAGAATGGGTTTCGTCAGGAGCATGGTATTACACCGTATCGGTATATTGTCGAGCAGCGCTTGGAAAGAGCAAGAAAACTGCTGTGGAATCGAGATATGAATGTTACTGAAGCAGCTTTTGCTGTGGGATACTCAAGTTTAAGCCATTTTGCGAAAATTTTTCGCGATAAATTTGGTGTAAATCCCCATGAGTATTTGGCGTAA